A window of the Hevea brasiliensis isolate MT/VB/25A 57/8 chromosome 6, ASM3005281v1, whole genome shotgun sequence genome harbors these coding sequences:
- the LOC110673648 gene encoding uncharacterized protein LOC110673648, which produces MLKPPRPNFNELVSQLKNLDQRRVWFSTQNESGLDQISHVAFYGNQQNSSSNSSNRRPRFNSQGRGFQAQKTQNPFPNKESYSSQRRPPPAGRRRMTPAERELYKNEVCQYCNRDGHIAKICWWIPQEKQSSPAQALSALTLDTDVVDTDWVADSGASNHMTGSTDGTGTATRATEK; this is translated from the exons ATGCTTAAACCACCGCGACCCAATTTTAATGAACTGGTCTCTCAACTTAAGAATTTAGACCAGCGACGAGTGTGGTTTTCCACACAGAACGAATCTGGTCTTGATCAAATTTCGCATGTGGCTTTTTATGGAAATCAACAGAATTCATCCAGTAATTCCTCGAATCGGCGTCCTAGATTTAATTCCCAAGGGCGTGGTTTTCAAGCCCAGAAAACGCAAAACCCTTTTCCAAACAAAGAGTCGTATTCTTCCCAACGGCGACCTCCCCCGGCTGGTCGTAGAAGAATGACACCAGCTGAACGAGAGCTGTATAAGAACGAAGTGTGTCAATACTGCAACAGAGATGGTCACATCGCGAAGATTTGCTGGTGGAttccacaagaaaaacaaagcagcCCTGCTCAAGCTCTTTCGGCACTCACATTGGATACTGATGTTGTAGATACTGACTGGGTTGCAGACTCTGGTGCATCGAATCATATGACAG GATCGACAGACGGGACAGGTACTGCTACAAGGGCCACGGAAAAATAA